DNA from Brassica napus cultivar Da-Ae chromosome C4, Da-Ae, whole genome shotgun sequence:
TGCTCAGAAGCAGACCGAGCCGTTCGTGTATCATTGTGGTGTTTTCCTTGTCCCTAAGGTAACTTTTTTGTCAACATCATGAGTCTCTACAAGTTAAATTTGCAGAAACTTATGTGGATATTAGTTTAATTTCGTTTGAACTAAGAAAAGGAGTGTTGAAAATTTTCAGACTCGTGCTCATGAGTGGCTGTTCTGTTCAGAGGAAGGACAGTGGCAGGTTGTTGAGAGTTCTAGGGCCGCTCGTCTCATAATGGTAAGCTCTATCTGATTAAGCCTTTCTCGGTGATGTATACTCGGTATGAGAATCTGaccaaatattaatttattgtgtAAGGTTTATCTGGACAGTAGCCATAATGGCGTCAGCATGGAGGATATCCAGGTACAGTCTGCATACAAAGCTGTCTGTTGCATTATATTACTTACTTACTTACTGGTTAATTATTTCTCCTCAGAATGATTTATCTCCCATGGTGACACAACTAGCTCCTAGAAACGATGATGAAGCAGCTCGCATTCCGTatgttcattttcttgtttctcTATATTCTAAAAGCTTTTGATGCAactgttgattttttttaaaactttcttaATTGTTCTAAACTCCTAAATTTCAAAGCCTCTTCTCATTATCTCTTGTTGTGTTATCTGTTGAATTGGATTTTGTGCTACAGGTATATGATGGCAAGTGATGGGATCAAAAAGCGTAATACTATCCACGAGGTGTTTATTACAATAAATCACTTAAAAAGCTTCAATTTCTTATTCTTAATAAGATTATCCACTTGTAGATGCAAGAGTGAATTTCTGCTAGTTGCTATCTGGATCTTAGTTTTGTTTCTTACAATTCTATCTGGGTTTATATAGGTGACGTCTTCCTTGACTGGGGAAGTTGTGGTTGAAGATGTGGTTTATGAAAGCAGTCCTAGTAACACCGGAGGCTTATCTCCTTCTGATGATTTGGCATTTAGACGCCTTGTATTCAAAAGAACCGAGTATTTGATACAGTCTGAAGCCTTGCTTGTAGAGGATGGTGAGATTGTTGATGAATCTCAAACAGAGAAAACTAAAACTGCTTCCCAATCAAAACGGAAAGGAAATAAAAAACGAAACCAAGGTAAAAAGAAAAGTCTCGACTTAATTAGGTATTGTGATACAGAACATTTCATgctcttttttttaatgtttgtatCCATTTCAGAAACGAGCGGACCCATTATGAAGGTCTCTCATGATTATTTGGCTAGCTCTTACCACGCTGGAATTATTTCTGGATTCACATTGGTATCTTCCTATCTGAAGAAGGCTGAATCGAGTGGAAAGATGGTAAGCATTATTCACTTTGGCCACCTTGTTTTAGATAAGTTCATGGTGCaactcctctgttttttttttgccttgtACTGATCCTGCAATGTTTCTGATGCTTTACAGGTTAAGACTGTTATAATTGGTCTTGGAGCTGGATTACTTCCCATGTTCCTCCATGGATGCTTTCCATTTTTTGATATCGAggtaatatcatttaaaaaggGTTATTCAAATTGAGCCTCTTCGATTGCCACTTACATGATAGTATCTCGTTGAATAGGCGGTTGAGCTTGACCCGGTAATGCTTGACGTCGGCAAGGATTACTTTGGTTTCACACAAACTGATCGCTTGAAGGTAAACCCCTTCTTTTTTAATACAAAGTTCCTATccttttttatgtttatattcaatttatcaTCACTCAGCCTTTTATAATAGGTGCATATTGCTGATGGAATCAAATACATTAGAGACGTAACAAACTCTGAATCTTCTTCCGAGAAAGCGTCGGACGCTGTCTCTAAAACAGAGTCGACTAGTTCCAACAATGCGGAAGGCAGCACTTGTCCTGACATCTTGATTATAGATGTTGATTCAGCAGATTCAAGGTATGCACTAGGCCAACTACTATTTACATTTCTATGACTTCTTGCATTGATCTTACCGTTTTTTCATGTTTGCTTTCTGTCTGTAGCGGTGGATTAACCTGTCCTGCATCTGAGTTTATTGAAGAGACATTTCTTCTTTCAGTTAAGCGTGCTCTCCCTCAGCATGGTCTTTTTGTAGTGAACTTAGTCTCAAGGTCACAATCCGTCAAAGATATGGTTGCATCAAGAATGAAAAAGGTAAAAACCAAGTGTGATTCGATCCTTGTGAATCTGCTGCTACACTAGTAGTTGGTTTTGAGTCGGAATTTGTAACTGGTGTCTTTTGTTTTGCTGTGTTTACAAGGTTTTCGATCGCTTGTTCAGCCTGCAACtagaagaggaagatgatgtAAACGTGGTGCTGTTTGGGCTCTGCTCAGAATCTGTAATCGGTGAGAGCGATATTCCAGAGTCTGCAGTTATACTTGAGGAACTGCTCAAGTGTCAGAGATTGGAAACGAAGCAAAGCATCATCGACTCTACAAACAAGTTGAAATGCTGGAAATGAATCAACAGCATTTCAACCTGTTTGAAAACTAGCTTTGTCTTTAGCTGTTTTAAAAAAGGATTATTTCTTGTTTTGACATGTTTATACGTgctgtttgaaatttttttaagctTACTGAAGATTATACTTATGTGATAGTTTCTTCCTTAAACGCAAGTGGAAAATGAAGCGTGGGGTTTAGTTTAAGATAAGCTTCACTTTATCGTTAGACAAACCCACATATTGAGGCATTCAATTTGGATGATAGTGATGTTCGATTGTAACAAGTTAAAGACATCATCAATGTATCTATGATTTATTGTTGCATTTTTGGAAACAATccgtttttttttgctaatgaAAGGTACCAACGATCCGCGTTGTTGCCTAACCAAATGGTTCGAACGGTGATATTGCGATTGGAGCGGTGCATGCAAATACATTTGGTctatcaactttttttttctttaaagattttggtttagttt
Protein-coding regions in this window:
- the LOC106430040 gene encoding eEF1A lysine and N-terminal methyltransferase, whose protein sequence is MGKKKGTSKADAADDFLQTLEDFTSKENWDKFFTLRGSDDSFEWYAEWPQLRDSLLPLLRDSSPSSSSGSLQILVPGCGNSRLSEHLYDAGLRDVTNVDFSKVVISDMLRRNIRSRPEMRWRVMDITKMQLGDECFDTVLDKGALDALMEPEVGTKLGSQYLSEAKRVLKPGGKFICLTLAESHVLALIFSSFRFGWKMTVHSISQKRSSLKTFMVVAEKEKSTVLHEITSSFDLLSLGRNDAQGSGMCEALESENQIRRDCNNGSDLLYSHDDLKLGVKGDLAELTGGRRVKFTLGSNFSYRAVLLDAQKQTEPFVYHCGVFLVPKTRAHEWLFCSEEGQWQVVESSRAARLIMVYLDSSHNGVSMEDIQNDLSPMVTQLAPRNDDEAARIPYMMASDGIKKRNTIHEVTSSLTGEVVVEDVVYESSPSNTGGLSPSDDLAFRRLVFKRTEYLIQSEALLVEDGEIVDESQTEKTKTASQSKRKGNKKRNQETSGPIMKVSHDYLASSYHAGIISGFTLVSSYLKKAESSGKMVKTVIIGLGAGLLPMFLHGCFPFFDIEAVELDPVMLDVGKDYFGFTQTDRLKVHIADGIKYIRDVTNSESSSEKASDAVSKTESTSSNNAEGSTCPDILIIDVDSADSSGGLTCPASEFIEETFLLSVKRALPQHGLFVVNLVSRSQSVKDMVASRMKKVFDRLFSLQLEEEDDVNVVLFGLCSESVIGESDIPESAVILEELLKCQRLETKQSIIDSTNKLKCWK